The region AACAAGTTTAGAAGACACCACATCTCCGAAACTCTTATCTCCCACTTGTACAAAAGTAGGAGGAACAAGGGTGTTACGAAGGGTCTTGCTTGCTGCTTCTTGACCATTAGATTGGGCAGAATAAGCCGTACGATCGATGGCAAAGTTCAACGCTTGACGGAAGTTCTTATTTAAAATTGCTATTTGAGTTGATTTCTTTTGTTCATCTGTTGTTTTAGCTGTATGGTTATAAGCTTTACGGTTAACATTAAAGTTAAAGTACCAAGATGTCTTGTCTTGTAAGCTATAAACAATATTGTCTTGATATTTTTCTTTTGTCTTGGCATAGTTAGAGCTGTTTGGATAAACTCCTGCCAGAGAATAGGCCCCACTTTCAAAATTTCGAATAGTCATCTCTTGATCAGAACCATCAAAATAAGCCAGTTTAACTTTTTCAATGGTTACTTTATCATGATCATAATAGTGTGGATTCTTCACATACTCGATCGAAGATTTTGATGTAAAACCTTTTAACAAGTAAGGTCCGTTGTAAAGGATACTACTTGGCGTCAAGGTACCAAATTCTTTTTCCTTTGACTTCAAAAACTCTTCATTGACTGGGAAGAGAATACTGTTAGTCGTCTTAGAATTCCAATAAGGCTCTGGTCTTGTCAAAGTGTACTCAACCGTATAGTCATCCAAGGCTTTGACACCAACAGTAGAGAAATCATTTGTCACACCAGTCACATAGTCATTCAATCCCTTGATTGAATTTTGAATGAGATCCATCGCTTGCCCCTTGTTATCCGAAGCATATTTGATCCCAGTAACAAAGTCCTGTGCTTTTACTGGAGCATATTCTTCTCCATCAGCTGTATACCACTTGGCATCTTTTCTGAGTTTATAGGTATAGGTTAAACCATCCGCTGAAACTGACCAATCTTCAGCCAGAGCTGGCGTTAGATTCCCATAGCTATCATTTTCTAGCAAACCATCCACAAGATTAGTAATTATAGATGTATTATCTGCATAATAATCCAAAAGATAATTAAAAGTTGTTGGATTTCCACTAAAAGTTGACGAATACGTCTTTGTATCTGTGTTAGATTGCCCACAAGCTGAGAGTAAAATCCCTGTAGCTAGGACAAGACCAGTTCCGATGAGTCTTTTTTTCATTGTCATCACCCACTCCTTTATGTCACTTTTTATAACATAACCATATTTTATCAAATTTATCCAAAAATGTAAAGTTACTAGTTTCTAAGCGAATAGCATTCCGTAAGCAAAAAAGGAAGCACAGATTCTCCGCAACTTCCTTGTCTTGTTATAAACTATTTGACGTGTTTTTCAAGTTCTTTTTGGTATTTGGCATTTGTTTCGATTTTTTCTTTCTGCCATTTCTTGAGAGCTTCTTCATATTCTTTTGTAGTCACAACATCCTTTTGCAACTCCAAGCCTTTGAATACAAATGGATCTCCCTTGATTCCGACTTGAGAGTATGCTTTTGTGAATGGTACAGTACGGCTAACAGTTGGAGAACCACCTGAAGAAGCAACTGGGATTAAAAGTGAGCTATCCGATACCCAAGCTTGAGCTTTAGCGTATTTTTCATAACGCTTATTGAGGTCACTTGTTTCAGCTGCAGCATCGTCCAAGAGTTTCTTATATTCGTCCAGTCCAACTTGAGCCATCACTTCTGGATCTTTTCCACGAGTAATCCCCAAGTGTTTAAGAGCAGAACCCTTCTTAGCATCGAGAATGTTGAGGTAGGTAGCTGGGTCTTGATAGTCTGGTCCCCAACCAGTTCCGTTCAAATCATAGTCTTTTTGTGCTGGAACCTTAGCTTGAGACGTGATGCTCATTTTTTCATTATCAGTCATTTGAAGGACATCGATAATGACATTATCAGTACCAAGTGTTGATTCGATAGATTGCTTAAGTGAGTTAGTTTGCTGGACAGCAATCACATCTGTTTGTTCAACCGGAATATCCAAACGAATTGGGAAGGCCACACCCTTTGCTTGCAATTCTGTCTTTGCTTTTGCAAAGGCAGCCTTGGCTTTTTCTGGATTATAAATCGTATCCTTACCATCTGTCAAAGCTACATCTTTCCACTGGTCTCCATAAGAAACCAACTGCTCTTGAGCCAGTTCACCAAAGGTCTTTTCACCAACTTGGACATAGTCATGAGGCACTAGGCTATTACGAATAATCTTGTCCGCACCTTCTTCCCCGTTCAACTGAGCCGTATAAGAGTGACGATCAAGGGCAAAGTTCAAGGCTTGACGGAAGTTTTTATTGAGAAGAGCTTCTTTTGTTGATGTTTTTTGAGCCTCTTCGGTTTTGGCTGTTTTATTGTAAGACTGGCGATTTACGTTAACAGTGAGATAGTAGCTTGTCGCTTCTTGTGGACTGTAGACAATCTTATCTCCGTATTCTTTCTTAGTGGACTCAAAGTTTGAGCTTGTTGGGAAGAGACGAGCTGTTGTATAGGCACCTTGTGTAAAGCTACGAATCAAGGATTCTTGGTCTGATCCATCATAGAAGGTTAGTTTAATGCTGTCAATCTTAACATTGTCCTTATCCCAGTAGTTTGGATTTTTTTCATATTCGATAGCAGATTTTGACGTCAATGATTTCAATAGATAAGGACCATTATAAAGAATACTTGACGGAGTAGGAGTTCCGTAGTCTTTTCCTTTAGAATTCAGAAATTCTTCATTAACTGGAAGCATGGTTGCAGTTGTGACTTTAGAATTCCAGAAACTTTCTGGTTTGTTGAGCGTATATTCAACCGTGTAATCATCAACAGCTTTTACACCTACAGTAGAAAAGTCGTTACTTTCACCACTGATATAGGCGGCCAATCCTTTAATAGAATCTTGAAGGAGAGAGAGACCGTCTGATTTACCATCAGCTGCATGTTTCAAACCTGTAACAAAGTCTTGAGCCTTGACTTCGGCATACTCTTCACCCTCAGAAGTATACCATTTTACACCCTTACGAAGTTTGTAGGTATAAGTCAAACCATCTTTAGAAACGGACCAGTCTTCTGCAAGCGATGGAATTAAGTTTCCATACTTATCATTTTCCAAAAGGCCATCGACAACGTTTGCTATAACGTCAGAAGTTGAGCTCTTGCTCGTCACACTGTAGTCCAAAGATGATGGATCCATAGCGTAGACATAAGAAAATGTTTTAGGAGCGTCCGCATTCTTTTCGCTTTTGCCACAAGCTGCAAAAAGAAAGGCCGCACTCAAGGTCACTCCCGCTCCTAAGAGCCACTTTTTCGATTTCATATGCAATCTCCTTTAAGATAGTTTTTTCACCATTATAACCTATTTTTCTATAAATGCAAGAGCTTTTGAGAGATTTTTTAGAAAATTCTAACAAATATTTTTAAAAGAGTTCTCTGAAAAACTTTTAGCAAAAAATTCAAACTCTATAAACTCGAGGCCCTCACTTTTTAGTCAGTCATTTCCACACAGAAAGCATCCCATGGAGCTAAGATTTGTTTTTCAAAGACTTCCTGAGCCACGGTGTTTTCAATCAAGACCGATTTGACGTTTCCTTCTACGGTCAAGTCTTGCTCTTCATTGGACAAGTTGGCCACAACTAGAAAACGACGGTCGCCATCTTTACGAATATAGGCAAAGACCTTGTCAGCTGTTTCCAAGAGTTCAAAGTTAGCTCGAATCAGCCAGCTATTCTCCTTACGTATTTGGACCAGTTTCTGATAGGTATAGAAAATAGAATCTGGATTTGCCAGCGCTTCTTGAACGTTGATTGCTTGATAGTTTGGATTCACTGCCAACCAAGGTTGACCTGTTGAGAAACCAGCATTTTTGCTCTCGTCCCATTGCATAGGGGTACGGGCATTGTCACGACCAATGACACGGATACTGTCCATGATTTCTTCCATCGGAACACCTTTTTCAAGAGCTTCACGCGCATAGTTGAGGGATTCAATATCTTCTACTTGATCCAGCGTTTCAAACGGATAATTTGTCATCCCAATTTCCTCACCTTGGTAGATATAAGGAGTCCCTCTCATGAGATGAAGCAAGATAGCAAAGGCTTTGGCAGATTTTTCGCGGTATTCATGGTCATTTCCCCAGATTGATACGATACGAGGAAGGTCATGATTGTTCCAGAAGAGCGAATTCCAACCGTCCTCAACTCCTAACTCTGTCTGCCATTTGTTGAAAATCTCTTTTAACTTAGCAATATTCAGTTCTTTTTGATAGTGCCATTTAGGCTGACCTTCCTGATACTGAAGACCGATATGTTCAAAATGGAAGACCATAGACAATTCTTGCCCCTTTGGATCTGAGTAGAACTTGGCAATCTCGGGCGTTGCTCCCCAAGTCTCCCCTACTGTCAAGAGATCCTTATCTCCAAAGGTCGCCTGATTCATTTCCTTGAGATAGGGGTGGAGCATAGGACCATTATTGACTACCTTCTCGTCAGGAATTTTCCCAATCATGTCAATGACATCCATGCGGAAACCACCAATGCCTTTATCAATCCAGAAGTTCATCATCTCATAGATTTTCTGACGAAGTTTTTCATTTTCCCAGTTGAGATCAGGCTGTTTCTTACTGAAAAAGTGGAGATAATATTGACCTGACTTTTCATCATATTCCCAAGCAGAACCACTAAAGATAGAATCTAAATCGTTAGGTTCATCTCGCCAGATATAGTAGTCTCGCTCAGGGCTATCAGGATTTTCACAGGCCTCGACAAACCAAGCATGTTCATCTGAGGTATGATTGACCACCAAGTCCATGATGATACGAATATCACGCTTCTTAGCTTCCGCAATCAATTGGTCCATACCCTCCATGGTTCCGAAAATAGCTGCAATCGCTTGATAATCAGCAATATCATAGCCATTATCATCCATGGGACTGTCATAAACAGGAGAAAGCCAAATCGCTGTGATTCCTAACTTAGCTAGATAGTCTAACTTACTGGTAATACCTGGCAAATCGCCAATTCCATCTCCGTTGCTATCCATAAAGCTCTTAGGATAAACTTGATAGACTACGGCATTGTGCCACCATTTTTCTTGCATCTTCTTACCTCATTATTTTAATAATCTACAGTCTATGATAGCGCTTTTCAGATTTTTATGCAAGCGTTTGCCTAATCTTTTTGATTCCTTTTTTAACTCCATAGTTTCCTAACTTCCATTTTTTTATTATAATAGAGGTCAGAGGTAAAAAAATGAAAAAACAAGCTTTTAGTTCTGAACAATATTTGAATCTACAGCGCGACCACATTTTGGAGTGCATTAACCAATTTGACGGCAAGCTCTACTTGGAGTTTGGTGGCAAAATGTTAGAAGATTTTCACGCTGCTCGTGTTCTTCCTGGTTATGAGCCTGACAACAAAATCAAGCTCTTGCAAGAATTGAAAGAGCAAGTCGAGGTTGTAATTGCCATTAATGCTAACAACATCGAACATTCCAAAGCACGTGGTGACTTGGGCATTTCTTATGACCAAGAAGTTCTTCGTTTGATTGATAAATTCAATGAATTGGGAATTTTTGTTGGCTCCGTTGTCATCACACAGTACGCTGGGCAACCAGCTGCAGATGCCTTCCGCAACCAACTCGATAAAAACGGAATTGATTCTTATCTTCACTATCCAATCAAAGGATATCCGACGGATATGGATCACATCATTTCACCAGAAGGTATGGGGAAAAACGACTACATCAAAACCAGTCGAAACTTGATTGTCGTAACCGCTCCTGGACCTGGTTCTGGAAAATTGGCAACCTGTATGTCCAATATGTACCACGACCAAATCAATGGCATCAAATCTGGCTACGCTAAATTTGAAACCTTCCCAGTTTGGAATCTCCCCCTTCATCACCCAGTCAACTTGGCCTACGAGGCTGCTACAGCAGACCTTGATGATGTCAACATGATTGACCCCTTCCATCTCCAAACTTACGGAGAAACCACTGTCAACTACAACCGTGATATCGAAATCTTCCCAGTGCTCAAGCGCATGTTGGAACGTATCCTAGGAGAGTCTCCATACGCTTCACCGACAGATATGGGGGTCAACATGGTTGGTTTCGCTATTACAGATGATGAGGCTGCTGTCGAAGCCTCTAAACAAGAAATCATACGCCGTTACTATCAAACTGTTCTTGATTTTAAAGCCGAAAAAGTTGGCGAAGCTGCTGTCAAGAAAATCGAGTTGCTTATGAATGACCTCGGTATCACACCTGCAGACCGTAAGGTTGCTGTCGTTGCGCGTCAAAAAGCAGAAGAAACTAGCGGACCAGCCCTAGCCCTTGAATTGCCAAGCGGAGAAATCGTCACAGGTAAGAACTCAGAACTCTTTGGCCCTACAGCGGCTGCCTTGATCAACGCCATCAAGAAATCAGCTGACATCGCTAAAGAAGTAAAACTAATCGAACCTGAAGTTGTTAAGCCAATCCAAGGTCTTAAAATCGATCATCTCGGTAGCCGCAATCCACGCCTTCATTCAAATGAAATCCTGATTGCACTTGCTATCACAGCTACAGAAAATCC is a window of Streptococcus mitis DNA encoding:
- a CDS encoding peptide ABC transporter substrate-binding protein; this translates as MMTMKKRLIGTGLVLATGILLSACGQSNTDTKTYSSTFSGNPTTFNYLLDYYADNTSIITNLVDGLLENDSYGNLTPALAEDWSVSADGLTYTYKLRKDAKWYTADGEEYAPVKAQDFVTGIKYASDNKGQAMDLIQNSIKGLNDYVTGVTNDFSTVGVKALDDYTVEYTLTRPEPYWNSKTTNSILFPVNEEFLKSKEKEFGTLTPSSILYNGPYLLKGFTSKSSIEYVKNPHYYDHDKVTIEKVKLAYFDGSDQEMTIRNFESGAYSLAGVYPNSSNYAKTKEKYQDNIVYSLQDKTSWYFNFNVNRKAYNHTAKTTDEQKKSTQIAILNKNFRQALNFAIDRTAYSAQSNGQEAASKTLRNTLVPPTFVQVGDKSFGDVVSSKLVQYGTEWSGINLADAQDGYFNKEKAQAKFAESKKELESKGVTFPIHIDVPVDQTNKNAVSGMNSVKQTLETVFGDDNIVVDVQQLSTDDFSNVAFLAPNPASRDYDLNFDGWVGDYQDPSTYLDPFNAEDGFYLKIFGLDAKEDQELIKSLGLDTYTKLLKEADAENKDVAKRYEKYAEAQAWMIDNSLIMSTMSNGGTASVTKVTPFTRAYSLVGIKGDGNNYKYMKLQKDPVTKKQFDEAKAKWEEESKKAIEKSQKEFESHIK
- a CDS encoding peptide ABC transporter substrate-binding protein yields the protein MKSKKWLLGAGVTLSAAFLFAACGKSEKNADAPKTFSYVYAMDPSSLDYSVTSKSSTSDVIANVVDGLLENDKYGNLIPSLAEDWSVSKDGLTYTYKLRKGVKWYTSEGEEYAEVKAQDFVTGLKHAADGKSDGLSLLQDSIKGLAAYISGESNDFSTVGVKAVDDYTVEYTLNKPESFWNSKVTTATMLPVNEEFLNSKGKDYGTPTPSSILYNGPYLLKSLTSKSAIEYEKNPNYWDKDNVKIDSIKLTFYDGSDQESLIRSFTQGAYTTARLFPTSSNFESTKKEYGDKIVYSPQEATSYYLTVNVNRQSYNKTAKTEEAQKTSTKEALLNKNFRQALNFALDRHSYTAQLNGEEGADKIIRNSLVPHDYVQVGEKTFGELAQEQLVSYGDQWKDVALTDGKDTIYNPEKAKAAFAKAKTELQAKGVAFPIRLDIPVEQTDVIAVQQTNSLKQSIESTLGTDNVIIDVLQMTDNEKMSITSQAKVPAQKDYDLNGTGWGPDYQDPATYLNILDAKKGSALKHLGITRGKDPEVMAQVGLDEYKKLLDDAAAETSDLNKRYEKYAKAQAWVSDSSLLIPVASSGGSPTVSRTVPFTKAYSQVGIKGDPFVFKGLELQKDVVTTKEYEEALKKWQKEKIETNAKYQKELEKHVK
- a CDS encoding glycoside hydrolase family 13 protein; this encodes MQEKWWHNAVVYQVYPKSFMDSNGDGIGDLPGITSKLDYLAKLGITAIWLSPVYDSPMDDNGYDIADYQAIAAIFGTMEGMDQLIAEAKKRDIRIIMDLVVNHTSDEHAWFVEACENPDSPERDYYIWRDEPNDLDSIFSGSAWEYDEKSGQYYLHFFSKKQPDLNWENEKLRQKIYEMMNFWIDKGIGGFRMDVIDMIGKIPDEKVVNNGPMLHPYLKEMNQATFGDKDLLTVGETWGATPEIAKFYSDPKGQELSMVFHFEHIGLQYQEGQPKWHYQKELNIAKLKEIFNKWQTELGVEDGWNSLFWNNHDLPRIVSIWGNDHEYREKSAKAFAILLHLMRGTPYIYQGEEIGMTNYPFETLDQVEDIESLNYAREALEKGVPMEEIMDSIRVIGRDNARTPMQWDESKNAGFSTGQPWLAVNPNYQAINVQEALANPDSIFYTYQKLVQIRKENSWLIRANFELLETADKVFAYIRKDGDRRFLVVANLSNEEQDLTVEGNVKSVLIENTVAQEVFEKQILAPWDAFCVEMTD
- a CDS encoding DUF1846 domain-containing protein, with protein sequence MKKQAFSSEQYLNLQRDHILECINQFDGKLYLEFGGKMLEDFHAARVLPGYEPDNKIKLLQELKEQVEVVIAINANNIEHSKARGDLGISYDQEVLRLIDKFNELGIFVGSVVITQYAGQPAADAFRNQLDKNGIDSYLHYPIKGYPTDMDHIISPEGMGKNDYIKTSRNLIVVTAPGPGSGKLATCMSNMYHDQINGIKSGYAKFETFPVWNLPLHHPVNLAYEAATADLDDVNMIDPFHLQTYGETTVNYNRDIEIFPVLKRMLERILGESPYASPTDMGVNMVGFAITDDEAAVEASKQEIIRRYYQTVLDFKAEKVGEAAVKKIELLMNDLGITPADRKVAVVARQKAEETSGPALALELPSGEIVTGKNSELFGPTAAALINAIKKSADIAKEVKLIEPEVVKPIQGLKIDHLGSRNPRLHSNEILIALAITATENPDAARAMEELGNLKGSEAHSTIILTDEDKNVLRKLGINVTFDPYYQYDRLYRK